In one window of Neofelis nebulosa isolate mNeoNeb1 chromosome 15, mNeoNeb1.pri, whole genome shotgun sequence DNA:
- the LOC131495310 gene encoding ribosome biogenesis protein NSA2 homolog produces the protein MPQNEYIELHRKHYGYRLDYHEKKRKKEGREAHERSKKAKKMIGLKAKLYHKRLHAEKIQMKKPIKMHEKRNTKQKNDEKTPQGTVPAYLLDREGQSRAKVLSNMIKQKRKEKAGKWEVPLPKVRAQGETEVLKVIRTGKRKKKARKRMVTKVCFVGDGFTRKPPKYEGFIRPMGLRFKKAHVTHPELKATFCLPILGVKKNPSSPLYTSLGVITKGTVIEVNVSELGLVTQGGKVIWGNMPRLPTILKTMDA, from the coding sequence ATGCCACAAAACGAATATATTGAGTTACACCGGAAACACTATGGCTATCGTTTGGATTaccatgagaaaaagagaaagaaggaaggtcgAGAGGCTCATGAACGTtcaaagaaggcaaaaaagatGATTGGTCTGAAAGCTAAGCTCTACCATAAACGGCTCCATgctgagaaaatacaaatgaaaaagccTATCAAGATGCATGAAAAGAGAAACACCAAGCAAAAGAATGATGAAAAGACTCCACAAGGAACAGTACCTGCGTATCTGCTGGACAGGGAGGGACAGTCCCGAGCTAAAGTACTTTCCAATATGATTAAACAAAAAcgaaaagagaaagcaggaaaatggGAAGTCCCTTTGCCCAAAGTTCGTGCCCAGGGAGAAACAGAAGTATTAAAAGTTATTCgaacaggaaagaggaagaagaaagcacGGAAGAGGATGGTTACAAAAGTCTGCTTTGTTGGAGACGGCTTTACTCGAAAACCACCTAAATATGAAGGATTCATTAGGCCAATGGGCTTACGTTTCAAAAAGGCCCATGTAACACATCCTGAATTGAAAGCCACCTTTTGCCTGCCAATACTTGGTGTAAAAAAGAATCCCTCGTCCCCACTATATACGTCTTTGGGTGTTATTACCAAAGGTACTGTCATTGAAGTGAACGTGAGTGAGTTGGGCCTTGTGACACAAGGAGGCAAGGTTATTTGGGGAAATATGCCCAGGTTACCAACAATCCTGAAAACGATGGATGCATAA